One region of Citrus sinensis cultivar Valencia sweet orange chromosome 6, DVS_A1.0, whole genome shotgun sequence genomic DNA includes:
- the LOC107177425 gene encoding uncharacterized protein LOC107177425 produces MSNRRGKLIADESDEESESSGLNMPIPTDFLGPSSSVGPSHGRDTLEYPRPLVVFPSPEIELVGNRGGPASGSGENHSYGGVRVPEGVGDGEGSSSGPSRPPQRRHLGHRAEADSYPIDYTACATTETDLFKLRNLYDIPSEVLLLVPGKGDRCESEEPSLVEVKYLYQLRSSPKEAGWYYFMSSSAKRKPITGFPSSCKNWKNKFFFVGGNWCPAAHSLGGDIYLPTNFVTPESWGLIGGLEDRPLLQVETALLNASTCQDLLSPISLVGSGLVDIAAGMDNKILSAMTRKRGRASGSSSNPPPPPKKTSVGPSKAPVPALPPPPPRKSGGERTSDKSPEDIESMGLSELAAFVQRVSFRLATMVSCYKAGAARHERKLQADNQELKKKADSADRSKEKLAELNQQMSKLAEKVTVAESTSSKLEDELGGLKSDLQVAQSERDTLRTALEGEIKSLSDQLAEEKGKSADVDDRLDAEYNSGVAFSYKCIMSVLKEEYPELDMSKLESGVERYMAGASQGDKEQGEQDQVEAPLDRAQEEEIGGRAFEIGQGSVPVPPGNADLPPPEIADPLPPEVADLSAAGAADSHNL; encoded by the exons ATGTCAAACCGTAGAGGAAAGTTGATTGCTGATGAGAGTGATGAAGAATCGGAGAGTTCAGGCCTCAACATGCCAATACCCACCGACTTCTTAGGTCCCTCCAGTAGTGTAGGTCCTTCCCATGGGAGGGATACCCTTGAGTATCCACGCCCCTTAGTTGTCTTTCCCTCCCCCGAAATAGAGCTTGTAGGTAATAGAGGCGGACCTGCTTCGGGCTCTGGTGAGAACCACAGCTATGGTGGGGTTAGGGTTCCTGAAGGAGTCGGTGATGGTGAGGGGAGCAGCTCCGGACCGAGCAGACCTCCTCAAAGAAGGCATCTTGGTCATAGGGCAGAGGCGGATTCTTACCCTATTGACTACACAGCTTGTGCTACCACCGAAACCGATCTGTTCAAGCTGAGGAACCTTTACGACATTCCTTCAGAGGTTCTCCTGCTAGTTCCAGGAAAAGGTGAC AGGTGTGAATCAGAGGAGCCCTCCCTTGTTGAAGTGAAGTATCTATACCAGCTGAGGAGTAGCCCGAAGGAAGCAGGCTGGTATTATTTCATGTCGAGCTCTGCGAAGAGGAAACCAATCACCGGCTTCCCCTCCTCGTGcaaaaattggaagaacaaattcttctttgttgGGGGGAATTGGTGTCCAGCAGCTCACTCGCTGGGTGGTGATATTTACCTTCCAACGAATTTTGTCACCCCAG AATCGTGGGGTCTGATCGGGGGGCTTGAAGATCGGCCTTTGCTTCAGGTGGAAACGGCTCTATTGAACGCGTCTACCTGCCAAGACCTCCTGTCACCAATAAGTCTGGTCGGCTCGGGCTTAGTGGATATAGCTGCCGGGATGGATAACAAGATTCTCAGTGCTATGACCAGAAAGCGTGGTCGAGCTTCAGGCAGCTCCAGCAACCCACCTCCTCCTCCGAAGAAAACCAGCGTAGGCCCATCCAAGGCTCCTGTTCCTGCTCTGCCCCCTCCCCCGCCCCGTAAGAGTGGTGGGGAGAGAACTTCTGACAAGAGTCCCGAG GACATTGAGAGTATGGGCCTCTCAGAGTTGGCTGCTTTTGTTCAGAGAGTATCCTTCAGGCTAGCCACCATGGTTTCATGTTACAAGGCCGGGGCCGCGCGCCATGAGAGGAAGCTTCAAGCTGACAATCAGGAGCTGAAGAAGAAAGCTGACTCTGCTGATCGTTCCAAGGAGAAGCTGGCCGAACTGAACCAGCAGATGTCGAAGCTGGCGGAGAAGGTTACGGTTGCTGAGTCCACCTCCTCCAAACTTGAGGACGAGTTGGGTGGCCTAAAGTCTGACCTTCAAGTTGCTCAAAGTGAAAGGGATACTTTGAGGACCGCCCTTGAGGGAGAGATCAAATCCCTGAGTGACCAGCTGGCTGAAGAGAAAGGCAAATCCGCTGATGTGGATGATCGGTTGGATGCTGAGTACAACTCTGGGGTTGCTTTCAGCTATAAGTGTATCATGTCTGTACTCAAGGAAGAATACCCCGAGCTCGACATGAGCAAGCTGGAATCTGGGGTGGAGAGGTATATGGCTGGGGCCAGCCAGGGAGATAAGGAGCAAGGTGAGCAGGATCAGGTGGAGGCTCCTTTGGATAGGGCGCAGGAGGAGGAAATTGGGGGACGTGCTTTCGAAATAGGTCAAGGGTCCGTGCCTGTACCTCCCGGTAATGCTGATCTCCCACCTCCTGAGATTGCTGACCCTTTACCTCCCGAGGTCGCTGATCTTTCAGCTGCTGGAGCCGCTGACTCTCATAATCTTTag
- the LOC107177301 gene encoding probable L-cysteine desulfhydrase, chloroplastic, producing the protein MDTNGADTEICNTHLPEKPELSPTLISDTELLSEFSHHAQNKARINNGSFGCCPKSVLSAQQKWQLEFLKQPDDFYFNRLKDGIFKSRLAIKELVNADHIDEISIVDNATTAIAIVLQSVAWEFLQGKFNKGDAAVTLQYAYGAVKKSLEAYITRAGGHVIEVQLPFPINSHINICVS; encoded by the coding sequence ATGGATACTAATGGAGCTGATACTGAAATATGCAATACCCACTTGCCCGAAAAGCCTGAACTTTCACCAACTTTAATTTCAGACACCGAACTCCTATCTGAATTCTCACACCATGCTCAAAACAAAGCTAGAATCAATAATGGAAGCTTTGGTTGTTGCCCCAAGAGTGTTTTGTCAGCTCAGCAGAAGTGGCAACTTGAGTTCCTCAAACAACCTGATGACTTTTACTTCAATAGGCTGAAAGATGGGATTTTCAAGTCTAGACTTGCGATCAAAGAATTGGTCAATGCTGACCATATTGATGAAATATCAATTGTTGATAATGCCACGACTGCTATAGCCATTGTGTTGCAGAGTGTTGCTTGGGAATTTTTACAAGGGAAGTTTAACAAAGGTGATGCTGCTGTTACGCTTCAATATGCTTATGGCGCTGTGAAAAAATCTCTGGAAGCTTATATTACACGTGCAGGCGGGCATGTTATTGAAGTTCAGTTACCATTTCCTATTAACTCACACATCAATATATGTGtgagttaa
- the LOC102612175 gene encoding probable L-cysteine desulfhydrase, chloroplastic, whose amino-acid sequence MLQLLQHRRLLNSVSEIVSEFRKALERGKTNGRKVRLAMIDHVTSIPSVLIPVKELIKVCREEGVDKVFVDGAHGIGCVDFDVKEMGADFYTSTLNKWFFCPPAAAILYCRKSSEVNDLHHPVVSHEYGNGLPIESAWIGTRDYSAQLVIPQASEFVNRFEGGIEGIKKRNHKAVVEMGKMLAKAWGTHLGSPPEMCSSMIMVGLPASLGIC is encoded by the coding sequence atgttgcaactgttgcaacaTAGGCGGCTCCTTAATTCTGTTAGTGAGATTGTCAGTGAATTTCGGAAAGCTTTAGAAAGAGGGAAAACCAATGGTAGGAAAGTCAGATTGGCTATGATTGATCACGTGACATCTATTCCTAGTGTTCTGATTCCTGTCAAAGAATTGATCAAGGTTTGTCGGGAAGAGGGTGTCGATAAAGTATTTGTTGATGGTGCACATGGGATTGGGTGTGTTGATTTTGACGTGAAAGAAATGGGGGCTGATTTTTATACTAGTACTTTGAACAAGTGGTTCTTTTGCCCACCTGCGGCAGCGATTTTGTATTGTAGGAAATCAAGTGAAGTTAATGATTTGCATCACCCTGTGGTGTCTCATGAGTATGGAAATGGGTTGCCCATAGAGAGTGCTTGGATTGGAACTAGGGATTATAGTGCCCAATTGGTTATTCCTCAAGCTTCGGAGTTTGTTAACAGATTTGAAGGGGGAATTGAAGGAATCAAGAAGAGGAATCACAAAGCTGTTGTTGAGATGGGGAAAATGTTGGCAAAAGCATGGGGAACCCATCTTGGGTCTCCTCCGGAGATGTGTTCAAGCATGATCATGGTTGGGTTGCCTGCTAGTTTGGGCATTTGTTGA